The Cervus elaphus chromosome 9, mCerEla1.1, whole genome shotgun sequence genomic interval GTCAGACCCACAGACCTGAGCTCTAATCTCTCCTCAGTGCTGACTCACTCTGGGTTCTGTGAAATGGGGAAGATCACAGGACATGGGTCTGGTCCCACAGGGTTGGGTGTGGTCACTGGCAGCGCTGGACCACCGAGTGTGCTCTGGTTCCTGGGACAGCACAGTGAAGCTCTGGGACATGGCAGCTGACGGACAGCAGTTTGGCGAGATAAAGTGTGAGAGGACCTGGGCAGGGGGGCCTGGGTGGGCAGGGCTCTGTCTGGCCCCTGCCCCAGCTCTGCGGCCTATGTGTCCCCAGGGCCAAGGCAGCTGTTCTGTGCCTGTCCTACCGGCCAGATATCCTGGTGACCGGCACCTACGATAAGAAGGTGACCGTCTACGATCCCAGAGGTGGGCCCTGGGGCCTAGGTGGGGAGAGCAGGGCTGCCTGGGGTCTCCAGGGTCATTTTGGGAAAAGAAACACTTGGTCCTCACAGTCTGACTGGGGTAACAATCACACAACCAGAGGCTGGCCACTCCAAGTGGCCTGTGTTGTGCTGGGGGCTACAAAGGTGACTGGTGTGTGGGATACTAGGGGCAGAGGAAGCCCTGTCTCCACATGGGATGGGGTAATGGACTGGAGGGCCCCCAGAGGAGGCCATGGAGGATGGAGATCTGGGATCCGGGGGGGCCTCCAAGGGGCTCTGATGTCCCCTTCCTCCCTGGCCCCTCACCCGCAAAGTTGGCCCAGCCCTGCTGAAGAGCCGGCGGCTGCACTCCAGCGCCGTGCTGGCACTGCTGGCAGACGACCGGCACATCATCTCAGGCAGCGAGGACCACACGCTCGTGGTGTTCGACCGCCGGGCCAACAGTGTCCTGCAGCGGCTGCAGGTGGGTCTTCCCCCAGGGGCCCAGAGGGCCGGGGCTGCATGGAGTGGCCTGGACCAGCCTGAGCCACTCCATCCCCTGTCCCTCCTGCAGCTGGACTCCTACCTGCTCTGCATGTCCTACCAGGAACCTCAGCTCTGGGCCGGCGATAACCAGGGCCTACTGCACGTCTTTGCCAACCGCAGTGGCTGCTTCCAGCTTGTCCGGGTCTGCCAAGGCCCTTGCCCCTGCCCGACTCTCCCTGGGCTGCCTCCCCGCCTCTTAACCCCTGGGGGGCAGTGGGGCACTGGCCTAGGGAGAGCCACACCTGAGTGTcacctgtccctccctcccccagtcctTTGACGTGGGCCACAGGTCTCAGATCACGGGGATCAAGCACTCCCTAGGGGCCTTGTACACCACGTCCACCGACAAGACCATCCGGGTGAGGGCCCAGGACGGTGCCTCTTCTCTACCCGCCCTCACCTGCCGGGGACACGTCCCATGACCTTTGCCCACTGCCCCTCACCAGGTACACGTGCCCACAGACCCGCCAAGGACCATCTGCACTCGAAGCCACCACAATGTGCTGAATGGGGTAAGGCCCTGTCCCACGCGCCCCACCCGCGCCCCAAGAGCACCCCTGACTGCTGTCCCTGTCCTCACAGATCTGTGCTGAGGGCAACCTGGTGGTGGCCGCCTCTGGGGGCCTGTCGCTGGAGGTCTGGAGGCTGCAGGCCTGAGCAGGTGGATGTGATGTGGGTCTGCCTGCCGGCAGGCGGGGCCATAGCCTGTGTTCTCGGGGGCGGGGACCTCCCCCCATGCTGGTGCTGCCTCTGCCCTGCCCCACAGGCCTACAGCACAAGGGGTCCTGGCCACGGCCGTGTGGGGTCCCTGGGCTGGGCCCCACACCAGGGGAGGTGAGCTTTGTGTTCCAGCCCACCCAAGGGGGCTGCTCCCCACCCTCGGGCCCTGTTTTTGTTATGATTTGGAAGCTGGCTCTGCCTTGagagcaaaggagaaataaaccTACTGTACTGGTGCTCCGGCCTGGAGTGTGAGCCTGGTGTCACCTGAGGGCTCTGTCCCTCCTTGCTTGGGACCAGGGTACCAggggtgggtgtgtgtctgtgagatGGGGCCTGAAAGCCTGGGCGACAGtcactgctgtgtgtgtgctgggggggAGTTCTGGGTGCGCCTGTGCCTGCCCAGGTGCATTTCAGGGATCACCTGTGCCCGAATGTCCCCAGGGAGGCCAGTcaggctgttgtttagttgctcagtcgtgtccgactgtttgcgaccccatggactgtagccctcc includes:
- the FBXW9 gene encoding F-box/WD repeat-containing protein 9, whose product is MELPPGPRDDPHAWDDDSDPELEPDPDAQAEAYVARVLSPPKLGLAPPRAPPLPAPTVSLGALEPWAASKGPTVAVPGLLSLPPELLLEICAYLDARLVLHVLPRVCHALRDLVRDHVTWRLRAQRRVRAPYPVVEEEDFDWPKACIELEQHLSRWAEDGRRAEYFCLADGHFASIDSVLLLQGGTLCLSGSRDRNVNLWDLQQLGVEPSRVLVKTLGTQKNSTHKGWVWSLAALDHRVCSGSWDSTVKLWDMAADGQQFGEIKAKAAVLCLSYRPDILVTGTYDKKVTVYDPRVGPALLKSRRLHSSAVLALLADDRHIISGSEDHTLVVFDRRANSVLQRLQLDSYLLCMSYQEPQLWAGDNQGLLHVFANRSGCFQLVRSFDVGHRSQITGIKHSLGALYTTSTDKTIRVHVPTDPPRTICTRSHHNVLNGICAEGNLVVAASGGLSLEVWRLQA